The Choristoneura fumiferana chromosome 11, NRCan_CFum_1, whole genome shotgun sequence genome includes a region encoding these proteins:
- the LOC141432515 gene encoding ataxin-7-like protein 3 isoform X2 — protein MEAKKLWNTNTGAVADSFVFLTCCLKSCASEITMNTIVSELSMNDLNHKFFEIMQNESNAEDAANFIYDSVLDDVAIGFIFEFHHGLKTGLTDLIEGEKEDEEPYKIINSPECDVFGFSVLKKTADSNCSCPNCERPVSATRFAPHLEKCMGMGRNSSRIASRRIASNSREPTSYAGLLSDDEDDVDWAGGSLQNERRKRRIKNNNRKPNKLHNGNNRNNGSQNSDSNDGVTYDTMTANEKKNLLLQICGVVSEHTKKLCTRSTRCPQHTEEQRRTLRNTVLEPSTPESQTMGLGPDDAGSPPDSSPSSSCSSSSRKRDRHRVPPKTKNKRERMSPNGRD, from the exons TGCAGTTGCAGAtagttttgtgtttttaactTGCTGCCTAAAAAGCTGTGCTTCGGAAATCACGATGAATACGATAGTAAGTGAACTAAGTATGAACGACTTAAATCACAAGTTCTTTGAAATAATGCAGAACGAGAGTAACGCAGAAGATGCAGCCAATTTTATTTACGATAGTGTACTCGACGATGTAGCCATCGGGTTTATTTTTGAGTTCCACCATGGACTGAAAACTGGACTAACCGATTTAATAGAAGGAGAAAAGGAAGACGAAGAGCCCTACAAGATAATAAATTCGCCGGAGTGCGATGTGTTTGGATTTTCCGTGTTGAAAAAGACTGCAGACAGCAACTGTTCTTGCCCTAATTGCGAGAGACCTGTGTCGGCGACCAGATTTGCTCCTCATTTGGAAAAATGCATgg gcATGGGCCGCAACAGCTCTCGTATTGCATCCCGCCGCATTGCTTCCAACAGTCGAGAGCCAACCTCATATGCAGGACTCCTCAGTGATGATGAAGACGATGTTGACTGGGCTGGAGGCTCCCTGCAGAATGAGCGTCGGAAAAGACGGATCAAGAACAACAATAGGAAGCCAAATAAACTTCATAA CGGAAATAACAGGAATAATGGGTCACAGAATTCAGACTCAAATGATGGTGTCACATATGACACAATGACTGCCAATGAGAAGAAAAACTTACTGCTACAAATTTGTGGAGTTGTGTCAGAGCACACAAAGAAATTGTGcacaag ATCAACCCGTTGCCCGCAACACACTGAAGAGCAACGCCGGACACTCCGCAACACAGTCCTGGAGCCTTCAACCCCAGAGTCCCAGACCATGGGCCTGGGACCGGACGACGCTGGCTCCCCGCCTGACTCCAGCCCCTCGTCTTCCTGCTCCTCGTCGAGTCGCAAGCGGGACCGCCATCGCGTCCCTCCCAAGACTAAGAACAAGCGGGAACGAATGTCGCCTAATGGAAGGGACTAA
- the LOC141432515 gene encoding ataxin-7-like protein 3 isoform X1 — translation MVQCCHIKKSVFNSYFIESKNKVSVIGSCRSLVPLRYSAVADSFVFLTCCLKSCASEITMNTIVSELSMNDLNHKFFEIMQNESNAEDAANFIYDSVLDDVAIGFIFEFHHGLKTGLTDLIEGEKEDEEPYKIINSPECDVFGFSVLKKTADSNCSCPNCERPVSATRFAPHLEKCMGMGRNSSRIASRRIASNSREPTSYAGLLSDDEDDVDWAGGSLQNERRKRRIKNNNRKPNKLHNGNNRNNGSQNSDSNDGVTYDTMTANEKKNLLLQICGVVSEHTKKLCTRSTRCPQHTEEQRRTLRNTVLEPSTPESQTMGLGPDDAGSPPDSSPSSSCSSSSRKRDRHRVPPKTKNKRERMSPNGRD, via the exons ATGGTACAGTGTTGCCATATCAAGAAATCGGTTTTCAActcttattttattgaatcaaaaaataaagtgtCGGTTATTGGTTCTTGTCGGTCATTGGTGCCACTACGTTACTC TGCAGTTGCAGAtagttttgtgtttttaactTGCTGCCTAAAAAGCTGTGCTTCGGAAATCACGATGAATACGATAGTAAGTGAACTAAGTATGAACGACTTAAATCACAAGTTCTTTGAAATAATGCAGAACGAGAGTAACGCAGAAGATGCAGCCAATTTTATTTACGATAGTGTACTCGACGATGTAGCCATCGGGTTTATTTTTGAGTTCCACCATGGACTGAAAACTGGACTAACCGATTTAATAGAAGGAGAAAAGGAAGACGAAGAGCCCTACAAGATAATAAATTCGCCGGAGTGCGATGTGTTTGGATTTTCCGTGTTGAAAAAGACTGCAGACAGCAACTGTTCTTGCCCTAATTGCGAGAGACCTGTGTCGGCGACCAGATTTGCTCCTCATTTGGAAAAATGCATgg gcATGGGCCGCAACAGCTCTCGTATTGCATCCCGCCGCATTGCTTCCAACAGTCGAGAGCCAACCTCATATGCAGGACTCCTCAGTGATGATGAAGACGATGTTGACTGGGCTGGAGGCTCCCTGCAGAATGAGCGTCGGAAAAGACGGATCAAGAACAACAATAGGAAGCCAAATAAACTTCATAA CGGAAATAACAGGAATAATGGGTCACAGAATTCAGACTCAAATGATGGTGTCACATATGACACAATGACTGCCAATGAGAAGAAAAACTTACTGCTACAAATTTGTGGAGTTGTGTCAGAGCACACAAAGAAATTGTGcacaag ATCAACCCGTTGCCCGCAACACACTGAAGAGCAACGCCGGACACTCCGCAACACAGTCCTGGAGCCTTCAACCCCAGAGTCCCAGACCATGGGCCTGGGACCGGACGACGCTGGCTCCCCGCCTGACTCCAGCCCCTCGTCTTCCTGCTCCTCGTCGAGTCGCAAGCGGGACCGCCATCGCGTCCCTCCCAAGACTAAGAACAAGCGGGAACGAATGTCGCCTAATGGAAGGGACTAA
- the LOC141432515 gene encoding ataxin-7-like protein 3 isoform X3 has translation MGLLRAIKLVAVADSFVFLTCCLKSCASEITMNTIVSELSMNDLNHKFFEIMQNESNAEDAANFIYDSVLDDVAIGFIFEFHHGLKTGLTDLIEGEKEDEEPYKIINSPECDVFGFSVLKKTADSNCSCPNCERPVSATRFAPHLEKCMGMGRNSSRIASRRIASNSREPTSYAGLLSDDEDDVDWAGGSLQNERRKRRIKNNNRKPNKLHNGNNRNNGSQNSDSNDGVTYDTMTANEKKNLLLQICGVVSEHTKKLCTRSTRCPQHTEEQRRTLRNTVLEPSTPESQTMGLGPDDAGSPPDSSPSSSCSSSSRKRDRHRVPPKTKNKRERMSPNGRD, from the exons ATGGGATTACTTAGGGCAATAAAATTAGT TGCAGTTGCAGAtagttttgtgtttttaactTGCTGCCTAAAAAGCTGTGCTTCGGAAATCACGATGAATACGATAGTAAGTGAACTAAGTATGAACGACTTAAATCACAAGTTCTTTGAAATAATGCAGAACGAGAGTAACGCAGAAGATGCAGCCAATTTTATTTACGATAGTGTACTCGACGATGTAGCCATCGGGTTTATTTTTGAGTTCCACCATGGACTGAAAACTGGACTAACCGATTTAATAGAAGGAGAAAAGGAAGACGAAGAGCCCTACAAGATAATAAATTCGCCGGAGTGCGATGTGTTTGGATTTTCCGTGTTGAAAAAGACTGCAGACAGCAACTGTTCTTGCCCTAATTGCGAGAGACCTGTGTCGGCGACCAGATTTGCTCCTCATTTGGAAAAATGCATgg gcATGGGCCGCAACAGCTCTCGTATTGCATCCCGCCGCATTGCTTCCAACAGTCGAGAGCCAACCTCATATGCAGGACTCCTCAGTGATGATGAAGACGATGTTGACTGGGCTGGAGGCTCCCTGCAGAATGAGCGTCGGAAAAGACGGATCAAGAACAACAATAGGAAGCCAAATAAACTTCATAA CGGAAATAACAGGAATAATGGGTCACAGAATTCAGACTCAAATGATGGTGTCACATATGACACAATGACTGCCAATGAGAAGAAAAACTTACTGCTACAAATTTGTGGAGTTGTGTCAGAGCACACAAAGAAATTGTGcacaag ATCAACCCGTTGCCCGCAACACACTGAAGAGCAACGCCGGACACTCCGCAACACAGTCCTGGAGCCTTCAACCCCAGAGTCCCAGACCATGGGCCTGGGACCGGACGACGCTGGCTCCCCGCCTGACTCCAGCCCCTCGTCTTCCTGCTCCTCGTCGAGTCGCAAGCGGGACCGCCATCGCGTCCCTCCCAAGACTAAGAACAAGCGGGAACGAATGTCGCCTAATGGAAGGGACTAA
- the LOC141432515 gene encoding ataxin-7-like protein 3 isoform X4: MNTIVSELSMNDLNHKFFEIMQNESNAEDAANFIYDSVLDDVAIGFIFEFHHGLKTGLTDLIEGEKEDEEPYKIINSPECDVFGFSVLKKTADSNCSCPNCERPVSATRFAPHLEKCMGMGRNSSRIASRRIASNSREPTSYAGLLSDDEDDVDWAGGSLQNERRKRRIKNNNRKPNKLHNGNNRNNGSQNSDSNDGVTYDTMTANEKKNLLLQICGVVSEHTKKLCTRSTRCPQHTEEQRRTLRNTVLEPSTPESQTMGLGPDDAGSPPDSSPSSSCSSSSRKRDRHRVPPKTKNKRERMSPNGRD, translated from the exons ATGAATACGATAGTAAGTGAACTAAGTATGAACGACTTAAATCACAAGTTCTTTGAAATAATGCAGAACGAGAGTAACGCAGAAGATGCAGCCAATTTTATTTACGATAGTGTACTCGACGATGTAGCCATCGGGTTTATTTTTGAGTTCCACCATGGACTGAAAACTGGACTAACCGATTTAATAGAAGGAGAAAAGGAAGACGAAGAGCCCTACAAGATAATAAATTCGCCGGAGTGCGATGTGTTTGGATTTTCCGTGTTGAAAAAGACTGCAGACAGCAACTGTTCTTGCCCTAATTGCGAGAGACCTGTGTCGGCGACCAGATTTGCTCCTCATTTGGAAAAATGCATgg gcATGGGCCGCAACAGCTCTCGTATTGCATCCCGCCGCATTGCTTCCAACAGTCGAGAGCCAACCTCATATGCAGGACTCCTCAGTGATGATGAAGACGATGTTGACTGGGCTGGAGGCTCCCTGCAGAATGAGCGTCGGAAAAGACGGATCAAGAACAACAATAGGAAGCCAAATAAACTTCATAA CGGAAATAACAGGAATAATGGGTCACAGAATTCAGACTCAAATGATGGTGTCACATATGACACAATGACTGCCAATGAGAAGAAAAACTTACTGCTACAAATTTGTGGAGTTGTGTCAGAGCACACAAAGAAATTGTGcacaag ATCAACCCGTTGCCCGCAACACACTGAAGAGCAACGCCGGACACTCCGCAACACAGTCCTGGAGCCTTCAACCCCAGAGTCCCAGACCATGGGCCTGGGACCGGACGACGCTGGCTCCCCGCCTGACTCCAGCCCCTCGTCTTCCTGCTCCTCGTCGAGTCGCAAGCGGGACCGCCATCGCGTCCCTCCCAAGACTAAGAACAAGCGGGAACGAATGTCGCCTAATGGAAGGGACTAA